A single uncultured Methanolobus sp. DNA region contains:
- the glmM gene encoding phosphoglucosamine mutase, which translates to MKLFGSSGIRGLANVEVTVDLALKVGMALGRSKKTAVIGRDPRVAGEMIELAVISGLMSAGCDVVRVGLVTTPTLAYAARNYDCGVMITASHNPAKDVGIKLWNPDGMAFDSVQQEDIEDTIEKEDFVYVPWNEVGEITTYGNAVRDHMDMILSHSKGAPIRVVIDCGGGAGGTITPFLLREMGCEVITLNSQLDGHFPARNPEPKDENLWMLKKAVKEFDAALGIAHDGDADRMMAVDENGGFLSGDEMLAIFARFECKGNPKIVVPVDTSMIVDDSMPGSIVVHTRVGDVYVAEEMKKLKADFGGEPSGSWIFPRISYCPDGIYAAALLVDIVKEKKLSELRDELPKYPTLRSTVACDNDKKAAVMKAVSSKLESMGEVSSIDGIRVDMEGGWVLVRPSGTEAKIRVTAEARQNVEELHAKVENIVKECLK; encoded by the coding sequence ATGAAGTTATTTGGTTCTTCAGGCATCCGCGGACTTGCAAATGTGGAAGTTACCGTAGACCTGGCACTGAAAGTTGGAATGGCTCTTGGAAGATCAAAGAAGACTGCAGTTATTGGCAGAGACCCAAGAGTAGCAGGGGAAATGATCGAGCTTGCAGTAATTTCCGGTCTGATGTCTGCCGGCTGTGATGTTGTAAGAGTTGGTCTTGTGACGACTCCAACACTTGCATACGCAGCAAGAAATTACGATTGTGGAGTAATGATCACTGCATCACACAATCCTGCAAAAGATGTCGGTATCAAGCTATGGAATCCTGATGGAATGGCATTTGACTCGGTCCAGCAGGAAGATATCGAGGATACCATCGAGAAAGAGGATTTTGTTTATGTTCCCTGGAATGAGGTGGGCGAGATCACCACATACGGAAATGCCGTAAGAGACCATATGGATATGATACTCAGCCACTCCAAAGGTGCGCCAATCCGTGTTGTAATTGATTGCGGAGGCGGCGCAGGAGGAACAATAACTCCTTTCCTTTTACGCGAGATGGGATGCGAGGTAATCACGCTTAATTCCCAGCTTGACGGTCATTTCCCGGCACGCAACCCGGAACCTAAAGATGAGAACCTCTGGATGCTGAAAAAAGCAGTAAAGGAATTCGATGCAGCACTTGGTATAGCGCATGACGGTGATGCTGACAGAATGATGGCTGTGGATGAGAATGGTGGCTTTCTTTCCGGAGACGAGATGCTTGCAATCTTTGCACGCTTTGAGTGTAAAGGCAATCCTAAAATTGTAGTTCCAGTTGACACATCAATGATTGTTGATGATTCCATGCCAGGTTCAATTGTTGTTCACACAAGGGTCGGAGACGTTTATGTTGCCGAGGAAATGAAGAAGTTGAAAGCTGATTTTGGAGGCGAGCCTTCCGGAAGCTGGATTTTCCCGAGAATTTCCTACTGCCCGGATGGAATTTACGCGGCAGCCCTGCTTGTTGACATTGTAAAAGAGAAGAAACTCTCGGAGCTGCGGGATGAGCTTCCGAAGTATCCTACACTCAGAAGCACAGTTGCATGTGACAATGATAAAAAGGCTGCTGTCATGAAGGCTGTCAGTTCAAAACTTGAAAGCATGGGTGAAGTTTCCAGCATTGACGGTATCAGGGTTGATATGGAAGGCGGCTGGGTGCTTGTGAGACCTTCAGGAACCGAGGCAAAGATAAGAGTCACAGCAGAAGCAAGACAGAATGTTGAGGAACTGCATGCTAAGGTTGAGAATATAGTAAAGGAGTGCCTCAAATGA
- a CDS encoding DHH family phosphoesterase, whose product MNLNIEMQKLKELAREAADVIEKYERVRVISHNDADGLTSAGIICQALLRQDIRFHTSIVPRLDKSVVDMVKETTADDDLVIFCDMGSGQSDMISEIKQDIVVLDHHVPVGKSPAKVLVNPHIVGIDGAMHISGSGVTFFVAMEMEPANVDLSGLAIAGAVGDKQIFSTLNGHILEEAVNAEVVSIKKGLRIGDGDVAKVLEYTPEPYLDITGDSEKIAQFLDFLGIEGNIQDLSPDKTKALTSAVALKLAKHASPEAIDAAIGDVYILNKEIVSNVYDLVAILNTCGKAEKYGMGLSICLKDKTHLEEARDMAISHQISIVENIKKGMDMVKEGKSIGYLIGTDMESTGMIASTFVRYVNPEMPFVAVNQVDDLVKVSARGTRALVGKGLDLSFALREAAKLVGGEGGGHNVASGASIPPGTAEQFIAKVDEIVAEQLPKQEKTE is encoded by the coding sequence ATGAACTTAAATATCGAGATGCAAAAACTCAAGGAACTGGCACGTGAAGCCGCAGACGTAATTGAGAAATACGAACGTGTACGTGTGATTTCCCATAATGATGCCGACGGCCTGACATCAGCCGGCATTATCTGCCAGGCTCTTTTAAGACAGGACATCCGTTTTCATACATCCATTGTGCCGCGTCTTGATAAATCCGTTGTGGACATGGTGAAGGAGACCACAGCAGACGATGACCTTGTGATTTTCTGTGACATGGGCAGCGGCCAGTCAGACATGATCTCCGAGATCAAGCAGGATATAGTTGTACTTGACCACCACGTTCCGGTTGGCAAATCTCCTGCAAAGGTGCTGGTAAATCCTCACATTGTGGGAATTGACGGTGCAATGCACATATCCGGCTCTGGAGTCACATTCTTTGTTGCAATGGAAATGGAACCTGCAAATGTTGACCTTTCAGGACTTGCTATTGCAGGCGCTGTGGGTGACAAGCAGATCTTCAGTACTCTTAACGGTCATATTCTTGAGGAGGCTGTTAATGCTGAAGTTGTTTCTATTAAGAAAGGACTTAGAATTGGTGACGGTGACGTTGCAAAGGTGCTTGAGTACACACCAGAACCTTATCTTGATATAACCGGTGACAGTGAAAAGATAGCGCAATTCCTTGATTTCCTTGGAATTGAAGGAAATATCCAAGACCTGAGCCCTGACAAAACAAAAGCACTTACTTCAGCTGTTGCGCTCAAGCTTGCAAAACATGCCAGTCCTGAAGCAATTGATGCGGCAATCGGTGATGTTTACATTCTGAACAAAGAGATAGTTTCCAATGTCTATGACCTTGTTGCAATTCTCAATACCTGCGGTAAGGCTGAAAAATATGGCATGGGACTTTCCATATGCCTGAAAGATAAAACACATCTGGAAGAAGCAAGGGACATGGCAATCTCCCACCAGATATCTATTGTGGAGAATATCAAAAAAGGCATGGATATGGTCAAAGAAGGAAAAAGTATCGGTTACCTGATCGGCACCGACATGGAGTCTACAGGTATGATCGCCAGTACTTTTGTCAGGTATGTAAATCCTGAAATGCCTTTTGTTGCAGTGAATCAGGTCGATGATCTTGTGAAAGTTTCCGCAAGAGGCACCCGCGCACTTGTAGGAAAAGGACTTGACCTTTCATTTGCACTCCGCGAGGCTGCAAAGTTAGTTGGCGGTGAAGGCGGTGGACATAATGTTGCATCCGGTGCATCAATACCACCTGGAACTGCCGAGCAGTTCATCGCTAAGGTTGATGAGATAGTTGCAGAACAACTCCCAAAGCAGGAGAAAACTGAATGA
- the glmU gene encoding bifunctional sugar-1-phosphate nucleotidylyltransferase/acetyltransferase: MKVVILAAGEGTRMRPLTASKPKVMLPIANKPMIEHTINAAIEAGVKEFLIVTGYREDAIRNYFKDGSHLGISVEYVRQEEQLGTANAIGCAEGFVEGHFIVLNGDMLVSTEHIAHLVSRTEDAIISVKKVENPSQFGVIETDGDKVTRIIEKPKNPPTNLANAGIYLFHEAIFDYIAKTGKSSRGEYEITDSLQMMIDAGLNVGYELLETEWIDIGRPWDILDANKVLLENIDNTREGTIEPYATLHGTVKVGKNTIIRNGAYIMGPVIIGDNCDIGPNCFIRASTAIGNSAHIGNAVEIKNSVIMDGTKIGHLSYVGDSVIGTNCNFGAGTKVANLRHDNKNVKSVIKGEVVDTGRRKLGVIMGDDVHTGINSSINIGTVMEAGSSTMPGEVLMYRRKTN, from the coding sequence ATGAAAGTCGTAATTCTGGCTGCCGGTGAAGGCACACGCATGAGGCCACTTACCGCTTCAAAACCAAAAGTGATGCTACCAATTGCTAACAAGCCAATGATAGAACACACCATCAATGCTGCTATTGAGGCAGGTGTGAAGGAATTCCTTATTGTGACAGGCTACCGTGAAGATGCTATCAGGAATTACTTCAAAGATGGCAGTCACCTTGGGATCAGCGTTGAGTACGTACGTCAGGAAGAGCAACTTGGAACTGCAAACGCTATTGGTTGTGCAGAAGGCTTTGTAGAAGGTCACTTTATAGTGCTTAACGGGGACATGCTTGTCAGCACAGAACATATCGCTCATCTTGTATCAAGAACTGAAGATGCCATTATAAGTGTCAAGAAGGTGGAAAACCCTTCCCAGTTCGGAGTAATTGAAACCGATGGAGATAAAGTCACACGCATCATTGAAAAGCCTAAAAACCCGCCTACTAACCTTGCAAATGCAGGCATATACCTTTTCCATGAAGCTATTTTCGATTATATTGCAAAGACCGGGAAATCATCAAGGGGAGAATACGAAATTACTGATTCCCTGCAGATGATGATTGATGCTGGTCTTAATGTAGGTTATGAGCTTCTGGAAACCGAGTGGATCGATATTGGCAGGCCATGGGATATCCTGGACGCAAACAAGGTACTGCTTGAGAATATCGATAATACACGTGAAGGAACAATTGAGCCTTACGCAACCCTGCATGGAACTGTGAAGGTTGGAAAGAACACAATAATCAGGAACGGTGCCTATATTATGGGCCCGGTCATAATTGGCGACAATTGTGATATCGGTCCCAACTGCTTTATCAGGGCTTCAACTGCAATCGGAAACAGTGCCCACATAGGCAATGCTGTTGAGATCAAGAACAGCGTAATAATGGATGGTACAAAAATAGGACACCTCAGTTATGTTGGTGACAGTGTCATAGGAACTAACTGTAATTTCGGTGCCGGTACAAAGGTTGCAAATCTCAGGCACGACAACAAGAATGTGAAATCAGTTATCAAAGGCGAAGTAGTGGACACAGGAAGAAGAAAGCTCGGTGTAATCATGGGTGATGATGTGCATACAGGCATCAATTCCAGTATCAACATAGGTACCGTAATGGAAGCCGGAAGTTCCACAATGCCTGGTGAAGTTCTGATGTACAGAAGAAAGACTAATTAA